Proteins from a single region of Gaiellales bacterium:
- a CDS encoding glycosyltransferase family 2 protein, translated as MQPSVPAPPTPGDAATAAAGWRARVDEVARRAATAIECGDLAALAALFGELGGWQDRQRAYQARRRIAEATLAYRPLQQQLWPPVFATTARCLLDDLEREPSEPVLLNLTGVLLYELTESAGAEALFRAAMRLDGDLDHVHANLAACRGRGAAPPPRGIVAAALRVLGKRARAIAARAKPEPGLTLSLVMIVKDEQEMLPGCLEAVKDVVDEMIVVDTGSTDDTVAIAERFGARVVHFPWNGSFADARNVSIDHATCDWVMYLDADEHLMPEDAPRLRELLTKTWREAFYLVETNYTGGDESGSAVTHHALRLWRRRPQYRFEGRIHEQKTHTMPTYLPERFETSTVRMRHYGYLRSRITAKDKSRRNIELLEIEARESPSPFNRYNLEMSFASASMRVCWAINPAAAE; from the coding sequence ATGCAGCCGTCCGTCCCTGCACCGCCCACTCCCGGCGACGCCGCGACCGCAGCCGCCGGCTGGCGCGCGCGCGTCGACGAGGTGGCGCGCCGGGCGGCCACGGCGATCGAGTGCGGCGACCTGGCCGCGCTGGCGGCGCTCTTCGGCGAGCTCGGCGGCTGGCAGGACCGGCAGCGGGCGTACCAGGCACGCCGCCGGATCGCGGAGGCGACGCTCGCCTACCGTCCGCTGCAGCAGCAGCTCTGGCCGCCGGTGTTCGCGACGACGGCACGCTGCCTGCTGGACGATTTGGAGCGCGAGCCGAGCGAGCCGGTGCTCCTCAACCTGACCGGCGTGCTGCTCTACGAGCTGACCGAGAGCGCCGGCGCCGAGGCGCTGTTTCGCGCTGCGATGCGGCTCGACGGCGACCTCGACCACGTGCACGCGAACCTGGCGGCATGCCGGGGACGCGGCGCGGCGCCGCCGCCTCGCGGCATCGTGGCGGCGGCTCTGCGCGTGCTGGGCAAGCGCGCGCGGGCAATCGCTGCGCGGGCGAAGCCCGAGCCGGGCCTGACGCTGTCGCTGGTCATGATCGTCAAGGACGAGCAGGAGATGCTGCCCGGCTGCCTCGAGGCGGTGAAGGACGTCGTCGACGAGATGATCGTCGTCGACACGGGCTCCACGGACGACACCGTCGCGATCGCGGAGCGGTTCGGCGCACGGGTCGTGCACTTCCCGTGGAACGGCTCGTTCGCCGACGCGCGCAACGTCTCGATCGACCACGCCACATGCGACTGGGTCATGTACCTGGACGCGGACGAGCACCTGATGCCGGAGGACGCCCCCAGGCTGCGGGAGCTGCTGACGAAGACCTGGCGCGAGGCGTTCTACCTGGTCGAGACGAACTACACGGGCGGGGACGAGTCCGGCTCGGCGGTGACGCACCACGCGCTGCGACTCTGGCGCCGCCGGCCACAGTACCGCTTCGAGGGCCGCATCCACGAGCAGAAGACGCACACCATGCCGACGTACCTGCCGGAGCGGTTCGAGACCAGCACCGTGCGCATGCGGCACTATGGGTACCTGCGCAGCCGGATCACCGCGAAGGACAAGTCGCGCCGGAACATCGAGCTGCTCGAGATCGAGGCGCGCGAGAGCCCAAGCCCGTTCAACCGCTACAACCTGGAGATGTCGTTCGCCAGCGCATCCATGCGCGTCTGCTGGGCGATCAACCCTGCCGCCGCCGAATAG
- a CDS encoding thiamine pyrophosphate-dependent dehydrogenase E1 component subunit alpha, whose translation MSTPARNISAVPEPEPAPRVSDEEALDLYYWMVLTRSTEERALNLYRQGKLPGSYYTGRGQEAISVGMATPLRKGPDGDWLSPWIRDLGSYLVHGVPVWRMFAQFMGKAGSTTRGKDGNLHIGGHEWNIPCQVSHMADMIPLTVGAALAYKQRGEDRVAVTSFGDGATSRGDFHEGLNIAAVLEVPAIFVAENNRWAYTTPISKQTKVTDLYKKALGYGIPAVEVDGNDVLAVYSAMTEAVAQCRAGRGPRFIECKTYRMAGHAAHDKYESYMPMELLAEWSDKDPLKRLEQALRDDRTIPDDRLDRIRTRVKDEVHEAVQRADADGYADPSEAHLGVFAEAGDA comes from the coding sequence ATGAGCACCCCTGCACGGAACATCTCCGCGGTCCCCGAGCCCGAGCCTGCTCCGCGCGTCTCCGACGAGGAGGCGCTCGACCTCTATTACTGGATGGTGCTGACGCGCTCCACCGAGGAGCGCGCGCTCAACCTCTACCGGCAGGGCAAGCTGCCGGGCAGCTACTACACCGGCCGTGGCCAGGAGGCGATCTCGGTCGGCATGGCCACGCCGCTGCGCAAGGGGCCTGACGGCGACTGGCTGTCACCCTGGATCCGCGACCTTGGCTCCTATCTCGTGCACGGCGTGCCGGTGTGGCGGATGTTCGCCCAGTTCATGGGCAAGGCCGGCTCCACCACCCGCGGGAAGGACGGCAACCTGCACATCGGCGGGCACGAGTGGAACATCCCCTGCCAGGTGTCGCACATGGCCGACATGATCCCGCTCACCGTCGGCGCTGCGCTCGCGTACAAGCAGCGCGGGGAGGACCGCGTTGCGGTCACGTCGTTCGGCGACGGCGCCACGTCGCGCGGCGACTTCCACGAGGGCCTGAACATCGCGGCGGTGCTCGAGGTTCCGGCCATCTTCGTCGCCGAGAACAACCGCTGGGCCTACACGACCCCGATCAGCAAGCAGACGAAGGTCACCGACCTCTACAAGAAGGCGCTCGGGTACGGCATCCCGGCGGTCGAGGTCGACGGCAACGACGTGCTGGCGGTGTACTCGGCGATGACCGAGGCCGTCGCGCAGTGCCGAGCCGGCCGCGGGCCGCGCTTCATCGAGTGCAAGACCTACCGGATGGCCGGCCACGCCGCCCACGACAAGTACGAGAGCTACATGCCGATGGAGCTGCTGGCCGAGTGGTCCGACAAGGATCCGCTGAAGCGGCTCGAACAGGCGCTGCGCGACGACCGCACGATCCCCGACGACCGCCTCGACCGCATCCGCACCAGGGTGAAGGACGAGGTGCATGAGGCCGTCCAGCGCGCGGATGCCGACGGCTACGCGGACCCGTCCGAGGCGCATCTCGGCGTCTTCGCGGAGGCCGGCGATGCCTGA
- a CDS encoding alpha-ketoacid dehydrogenase subunit beta, protein MPELTYLEAIRAALHDEMEVDDRVFVMGEDVGRQGGAFGATKELQQRFGELRSIDTPVAESGIVGVAVGAAMAGQRPVAEMQFADFVSCAFDQLITCAAKMHYRIGWAVPMVVRCPNGGGVGGGPYHSENVEAWFHHHAGLKIVCPATAVDAYGLLRSAIRDPNPVVFCEHKFLYRRVKQDVTTGPRDGHIVPLGRAAVIREGTDLSIITYASTVQLSLAVADSMAAQGVSVEVVDLRTLVPFDRETVLDSVRKTGKALIVHEDNLTGGFGGEVAAVIAEDAFEYLDAPVRRVAALDTPIPFAPPLEREYLPLESDILAAAADITAY, encoded by the coding sequence ATGCCTGAGCTGACCTACCTGGAGGCGATCCGGGCGGCGCTCCACGACGAGATGGAGGTGGACGACCGCGTCTTCGTCATGGGAGAGGACGTCGGACGGCAGGGCGGTGCGTTCGGCGCCACCAAGGAGCTGCAGCAGCGGTTCGGCGAGCTGCGCTCGATCGACACCCCGGTGGCCGAGTCCGGCATCGTGGGCGTGGCCGTCGGCGCGGCCATGGCCGGCCAGCGGCCGGTGGCCGAGATGCAGTTCGCCGACTTCGTCTCGTGCGCGTTCGACCAGCTGATCACCTGCGCCGCCAAGATGCACTACCGGATCGGCTGGGCCGTGCCCATGGTGGTGCGCTGTCCCAACGGCGGCGGAGTCGGCGGCGGGCCCTACCACTCCGAGAACGTCGAGGCGTGGTTCCACCATCACGCCGGCCTCAAGATCGTCTGCCCGGCGACGGCGGTGGACGCCTACGGCCTGCTTCGCTCGGCCATTCGCGACCCCAACCCGGTGGTGTTCTGCGAGCACAAGTTCCTCTACCGGCGCGTCAAGCAGGACGTGACGACGGGGCCGCGCGACGGGCACATCGTCCCGCTGGGCAGGGCCGCGGTCATCCGCGAGGGCACCGACCTGTCGATCATCACGTATGCCTCGACGGTGCAGCTGTCGCTCGCGGTCGCCGACTCGATGGCGGCGCAGGGCGTCTCGGTGGAGGTCGTCGACCTGCGCACGCTCGTGCCGTTCGACCGCGAGACGGTGCTCGACTCGGTGCGGAAGACCGGCAAGGCGCTGATCGTGCACGAGGACAACCTCACCGGCGGCTTCGGCGGGGAGGTCGCCGCGGTGATCGCCGAGGACGCGTTCGAGTACCTCGACGCGCCGGTCCGCCGCGTCGCGGCGCTGGACACGCCGATCCCGTTCGCGCCTCCGCTGGAGCGCGAGTACCTGCCGCTCGAGTCGGACATCCTGGCCGCCGCGGCCGACATCACCGCCTACTGA
- a CDS encoding sensor domain-containing diguanylate cyclase, translating to MRFRHKLSIVLVGLALVPLVAAGLIVQALLANDEVRSVDSKLSAGAAGAAAAYRAQLAVAQTLAEQMAGRPDVARAFATRDASSVDLKAAPEGYTVALADDRGTFAGSVPQGTVWSTAAHLAPPAHDRRVIVSRPLDTGLLLRVQAQSPVAEGVGLALVVGARTIASIGGPAGEVTGLRPGQAHDASIGGSDVRAQAIDVQGPGRRTAQLVADYPSGRIADHIDAVRLKLLIPLAVLAGIVAALALLAADRISRALVELSQRALALVRSEAPVPRPGGDELEELNVALDTMSGQLSDRMEELEGERARLKTTLARYGETLAATHDLRALMGAVLETAVQATKARGGRLLLYDVDRGEATEQVRLGTARGSRADLPMVVPAGRGLEGEALVAQQPRWAAAPRPLVAVPILREQNLLGVVTVVDPIDGSFGPDDVETLAGLAVQAGVAIENARLHRAVEQQAVTDELTGLANRRQFYDVLGREFERAHRFGTPLSLVLLDIDDFKRINDTHPMKHLAGDAVLGAVAAAIAVHTRDIDLAARYGGEEFAVLLPQTDREGAVNLAERLRIAIAAQVVSFGEGDGISVTASFGVASGPHDDQTQLDLIAAADNALYASKRAGKNRVS from the coding sequence GTGCGGTTTCGTCACAAGCTGTCGATCGTGCTGGTCGGGCTGGCGCTGGTCCCGCTCGTCGCGGCCGGGCTGATCGTCCAGGCGCTGCTGGCCAACGACGAGGTCCGCTCGGTCGACTCGAAGCTCTCGGCCGGTGCCGCCGGTGCCGCCGCCGCGTACCGCGCCCAGCTGGCCGTCGCGCAGACGCTGGCGGAGCAGATGGCCGGCCGCCCGGACGTGGCCCGCGCGTTCGCCACGCGTGACGCATCGAGCGTCGACCTGAAGGCGGCGCCCGAGGGCTACACCGTCGCGCTCGCCGACGACCGCGGCACCTTCGCAGGGTCGGTGCCGCAGGGAACGGTGTGGAGCACCGCCGCGCACCTGGCGCCGCCGGCGCACGACCGGCGCGTGATCGTCTCGCGGCCGCTCGACACCGGGCTGCTGCTGCGCGTGCAGGCGCAGAGCCCCGTGGCGGAGGGGGTGGGCCTTGCGCTCGTGGTGGGCGCGCGCACGATCGCGAGCATCGGCGGGCCGGCCGGCGAGGTGACGGGGCTGCGGCCCGGCCAGGCACACGACGCGAGCATCGGCGGCAGCGACGTTCGCGCGCAGGCGATCGACGTGCAGGGCCCCGGCCGGCGCACCGCCCAGCTGGTCGCGGACTACCCGAGCGGGCGGATCGCCGACCACATCGACGCGGTGCGCCTGAAGCTGCTGATTCCGCTCGCGGTGCTGGCCGGCATCGTCGCGGCGCTCGCACTGCTCGCCGCCGACCGGATCTCGCGTGCGCTCGTCGAGCTCTCGCAGCGGGCGCTGGCGCTCGTGCGCAGCGAGGCACCGGTGCCCCGGCCGGGAGGAGACGAGCTGGAGGAGCTGAACGTCGCGCTCGACACCATGTCGGGTCAGCTCAGCGACCGCATGGAGGAGCTCGAGGGCGAGCGAGCACGGCTGAAGACGACGCTCGCGCGGTACGGGGAGACGCTCGCGGCGACCCACGACCTCCGCGCGCTGATGGGCGCGGTGCTCGAGACGGCCGTACAGGCGACGAAGGCGCGCGGCGGGCGGCTGCTGCTCTACGACGTCGACCGCGGCGAGGCGACGGAGCAGGTGCGGCTGGGCACGGCGCGCGGCTCGAGGGCCGACCTGCCCATGGTCGTGCCTGCCGGACGTGGGCTGGAGGGCGAAGCGCTGGTCGCCCAGCAGCCGCGGTGGGCAGCCGCGCCACGCCCGCTCGTCGCCGTGCCGATCCTCCGCGAACAGAACCTGCTCGGCGTGGTGACGGTGGTCGACCCGATCGACGGCAGCTTCGGGCCGGATGACGTCGAGACGCTCGCCGGCCTGGCGGTTCAGGCAGGCGTCGCCATCGAGAACGCGCGGCTGCATCGCGCGGTGGAGCAGCAGGCGGTCACCGACGAGCTCACGGGCCTCGCCAACCGCCGCCAGTTCTACGACGTGCTCGGCCGCGAGTTCGAGCGGGCGCACCGGTTCGGGACGCCGCTCTCGCTCGTCCTGCTCGACATCGACGACTTCAAGCGCATCAACGACACGCACCCCATGAAGCACCTTGCGGGCGATGCCGTGCTCGGGGCGGTGGCCGCCGCGATCGCGGTGCACACCCGCGACATCGACCTGGCCGCACGCTACGGCGGCGAGGAGTTCGCCGTGCTGCTGCCCCAGACCGATCGAGAGGGCGCCGTGAATCTCGCCGAGCGGCTGCGCATCGCCATCGCGGCCCAGGTGGTGAGCTTCGGCGAGGGCGACGGGATCTCGGTGACCGCGAGCTTCGGCGTCGCGTCCGGCCCTCACGACGATCAGACGCAGCTCGACCTGATCGCCGCGGCGGACAACGCCCTGTACGCGAGCAAGCGGGCCGGGAAGAACCGGGTAAGCTGA
- a CDS encoding carbon-nitrogen hydrolase family protein: protein MNEPVTVACIQAEPVILDREATIDRVAELTAEAAQAGAQLVLFPETFIPCYPSNRWVQRLAAGADEAARATFARLVRESVEVPGPACDRLAAIAQQHGVWLAIGVNERAGGSLYNSLLLHAPDGRLALHHRKLMPTNHERLVWGLGDGRGMETVSAPFGRVGGLICWENLMPLPRAALYLAGLDVYLAPTADDSESWQDSMRHIAREARCYVLTSCVFQRASSHPAEVPIAEGPDLMDRGGAAILAPDGTYLAGPLYDEPGIVYATLDPDRLAADRQRFDPAGHYSRPDVFELVVRGPASQPAG, encoded by the coding sequence GTGAACGAGCCCGTCACCGTCGCGTGCATCCAGGCCGAGCCGGTCATCCTCGACCGCGAGGCGACGATCGACCGGGTCGCCGAGCTCACCGCGGAGGCCGCGCAGGCGGGCGCGCAGCTGGTGCTCTTCCCGGAGACGTTCATCCCCTGCTATCCCTCCAACCGGTGGGTGCAGCGGCTCGCGGCGGGCGCGGACGAGGCCGCCCGCGCAACGTTCGCGCGGCTGGTCCGGGAGTCCGTCGAGGTGCCGGGGCCCGCGTGCGACCGGCTCGCCGCGATCGCCCAGCAGCACGGCGTCTGGCTCGCCATCGGCGTGAACGAGCGAGCGGGCGGCTCCCTCTACAACTCGCTGCTCCTGCACGCGCCCGACGGGCGTCTGGCGCTGCACCACCGCAAGCTGATGCCGACCAACCACGAGCGGCTGGTGTGGGGGCTGGGCGACGGTCGCGGCATGGAGACGGTGAGCGCGCCGTTCGGCCGGGTCGGCGGCCTGATCTGCTGGGAGAACCTGATGCCGCTCCCCCGCGCCGCGCTCTATCTCGCCGGCCTCGACGTGTATCTGGCGCCGACCGCCGACGACAGCGAGTCGTGGCAGGACTCGATGCGCCACATCGCGCGCGAGGCGCGGTGCTACGTACTCACCTCATGCGTGTTCCAGCGGGCGTCGAGCCATCCCGCCGAGGTGCCGATCGCGGAGGGGCCGGATCTGATGGATCGCGGAGGCGCGGCCATCCTCGCACCGGACGGGACGTACCTGGCCGGACCGCTGTACGACGAGCCGGGCATCGTCTACGCGACGCTCGACCCCGACCGCCTGGCGGCCGACCGGCAGCGGTTCGACCCGGCCGGGCACTACAGCAGGCCGGATGTGTTCGAGCTGGTGGTGCGGGGGCCGGCTTCACAGCCGGCGGGTTGA
- a CDS encoding MFS transporter, which produces MSWFHDSTRAFRDAFANRALRRLELALAGSVVGDWAFSIALAVYAYRANGAAAVGLLALARWTAAAVAAPFMSVLADRYRRRVVMMSSDAARCALIAGAAVTIWTGGASVLVYALAVLTGVVSTAFQPAQTALLPSLTTTPEELTAANVVTSTIESVGTFAGPALGGLLLVWVGTGAVMAIDAATFAWSFALLAGIPRGDAPERGAEAGSMLSEVADGFRAVGEHPRMRVIIALYGAQTLVSGALTVLIVVMALRLLDMGQSGVGTLNAAVGIGGLLGSLVTAVLVGRGRLSLNFAAGLVAWGLPIALIAAVTHAGFAFAMLLIVGVGNVLVDVAALTLLQRVAPDEVLGRVFGVLEAVLSISVGIGAAVTPLLIDALGVRGALVATGAVLPVLVVLSWPLLSRVDTGALLPERLALLRGVPFLAPLAEPTLERISALFEPVAVPSGAEVFAQGDSGDRFYLVERGEVTVERDGTPIAVLGAGEYFGEIALVQDVPRTATVRAAADAELLALDRDEFIAAVTGHAPSREAADAVITARLGGLRAGPASL; this is translated from the coding sequence GTGTCCTGGTTCCACGACTCCACCCGCGCATTCCGCGACGCGTTCGCGAACCGTGCACTGCGCCGGCTGGAGCTGGCCCTCGCGGGATCGGTCGTCGGCGATTGGGCGTTCTCGATCGCGCTCGCGGTCTACGCCTACCGGGCGAACGGAGCGGCGGCCGTCGGCCTGCTCGCGCTCGCGCGGTGGACGGCGGCGGCCGTGGCGGCTCCCTTCATGTCGGTGCTCGCCGACCGGTATCGCCGCCGCGTGGTGATGATGTCCTCCGATGCCGCCCGATGCGCGCTGATCGCCGGCGCGGCGGTGACGATCTGGACAGGCGGGGCGTCGGTGCTCGTGTATGCGCTGGCGGTTCTGACGGGCGTCGTTTCGACCGCATTCCAACCGGCACAGACGGCGCTGCTGCCGTCGCTGACGACGACGCCCGAGGAGCTGACCGCGGCCAACGTCGTCACGAGCACCATCGAGAGCGTCGGCACCTTCGCCGGGCCGGCGCTCGGCGGCCTGCTGCTGGTCTGGGTCGGAACGGGCGCCGTGATGGCGATCGACGCGGCCACGTTCGCGTGGTCGTTCGCGCTGCTCGCCGGCATCCCGCGGGGCGACGCGCCCGAGCGCGGAGCGGAGGCGGGGAGCATGCTCTCGGAGGTCGCGGATGGGTTCCGAGCGGTCGGCGAGCACCCGCGGATGCGGGTCATCATCGCGCTCTACGGCGCCCAGACGCTCGTCTCCGGAGCGCTCACCGTGCTGATCGTGGTGATGGCCCTGCGGCTGCTCGACATGGGCCAGTCGGGCGTCGGCACGCTGAACGCCGCGGTCGGGATCGGTGGACTGCTCGGCAGCCTCGTCACGGCCGTGCTCGTCGGTCGCGGGCGCCTGTCGCTCAACTTCGCGGCCGGCCTGGTCGCCTGGGGGCTGCCGATCGCGCTGATCGCCGCCGTCACGCACGCCGGGTTTGCCTTCGCCATGCTGCTCATTGTCGGTGTGGGCAACGTCCTGGTGGACGTCGCCGCGCTCACGCTGCTCCAGCGGGTCGCTCCGGACGAGGTGCTGGGGCGCGTGTTCGGGGTGCTCGAGGCGGTGCTCTCGATCAGCGTCGGGATCGGCGCGGCGGTCACACCGCTCCTGATCGACGCCCTGGGCGTGAGGGGCGCGCTGGTGGCAACCGGCGCCGTGCTGCCGGTGCTCGTCGTTCTGTCGTGGCCGCTGCTCTCCCGTGTGGACACGGGCGCGCTGCTTCCCGAGCGGCTCGCCCTGCTGCGAGGCGTGCCGTTCCTGGCACCTCTGGCAGAGCCGACGCTGGAGCGGATCAGCGCGCTGTTCGAGCCGGTGGCGGTCCCGTCGGGTGCGGAGGTGTTCGCGCAGGGCGATTCCGGCGACAGGTTCTATCTGGTCGAGCGCGGCGAGGTGACCGTCGAGCGCGACGGCACTCCCATCGCGGTGCTGGGGGCGGGGGAGTATTTCGGGGAGATCGCGCTCGTGCAGGACGTGCCCCGGACGGCAACGGTGCGGGCCGCGGCCGATGCCGAGCTGCTCGCGCTCGACCGCGACGAGTTCATCGCCGCGGTCACCGGCCATGCACCCAGCCGTGAGGCGGCCGACGCGGTGATCACGGCCAGGCTCGGCGGTCTGCGCGCGGGCCCCGCATCGCTGTAG
- a CDS encoding GAF domain-containing protein, with protein sequence MSDDAMMAAVAAGVLPAEEAHRALLTSVAETARAIFGAKAASIFLYDEGTDELVFEAVAGTGADTLIGRRFPSSSGIAGWVLVTRQPLVIEDVREDPRFAKDVAADTGYVPKGIMAVPLLHEDRSLGVLEVLDRPAQAAFTLAEMDLLGLFASQAAIALDLTQATRRARSVLDGADPAMTAVARIAERLEAMDGDAGAARRLLESLADVLEGGGGGGEAETFRPRRRRRG encoded by the coding sequence GTGAGTGACGATGCCATGATGGCCGCGGTGGCGGCGGGAGTGCTGCCGGCGGAGGAGGCGCACCGCGCGCTGCTGACGTCCGTCGCCGAGACGGCGCGCGCCATCTTCGGCGCGAAGGCGGCGTCGATCTTCCTCTACGACGAGGGGACCGACGAGCTGGTGTTCGAGGCGGTCGCCGGCACCGGCGCCGACACGCTGATCGGCCGGCGGTTTCCGTCGAGCAGTGGGATCGCGGGCTGGGTGCTCGTCACCCGCCAGCCGCTGGTGATCGAGGACGTCAGGGAGGACCCGCGGTTCGCAAAGGACGTCGCCGCAGACACCGGATACGTGCCGAAGGGAATCATGGCGGTGCCGCTGCTGCACGAGGACCGCTCGCTCGGGGTGCTCGAGGTGCTCGACCGCCCGGCGCAGGCGGCCTTCACGCTGGCCGAGATGGATCTGCTGGGGCTGTTCGCCAGCCAGGCGGCGATCGCGCTCGACCTCACGCAGGCGACGCGGCGCGCGCGCTCGGTGCTCGACGGCGCGGATCCCGCCATGACGGCGGTGGCCCGCATCGCGGAGCGGCTCGAGGCGATGGACGGCGACGCCGGAGCGGCGCGGCGGCTGCTCGAGTCGCTGGCGGACGTGCTCGAGGGCGGCGGCGGTGGCGGCGAGGCGGAGACCTTCCGCCCGCGCCGGCGGCGGCGCGGCTGA
- a CDS encoding S8 family serine peptidase: protein MTDAEDDALDPLPAWSLTGDQAATLRQPAWPRRITREWAWGGATGTGVRVAIVDSGVQPDHPLVGPVQQAVTIGDPEKDEVLPDTEGDLCGHGTACAGIVRSIAPDCEIASVRVLGAGYTGSGPVLMSGLEWAVDNEFDLINMSLSTTKRQFSEFLHELADDAYFNGTMIVASAHNMPVESYPWRFSSVLSVGSHDQPGALTFFYNPNPPVEFFAPGIDLDVPWVGGTTLRCSGNSFATPHMTGICALILSKHPELTPFQLKSVLHATASNVEEGDRE, encoded by the coding sequence GTGACGGACGCGGAGGACGATGCCCTCGACCCACTGCCCGCCTGGAGCCTGACCGGCGACCAGGCCGCGACGCTGCGCCAGCCGGCATGGCCGAGGCGGATCACCCGGGAATGGGCATGGGGCGGCGCCACGGGCACGGGCGTGCGGGTCGCGATCGTCGACAGCGGCGTCCAGCCGGATCACCCGCTGGTCGGCCCGGTGCAGCAGGCGGTCACGATCGGCGACCCCGAGAAGGACGAGGTGCTGCCGGACACCGAGGGTGACCTGTGCGGGCACGGCACGGCATGCGCCGGGATCGTGCGGTCGATCGCCCCCGACTGCGAGATCGCCAGCGTGCGGGTGCTCGGCGCCGGGTACACCGGCAGCGGCCCGGTGCTCATGTCCGGCCTGGAATGGGCCGTGGACAACGAGTTCGACCTGATCAACATGAGCCTCTCGACCACGAAGCGGCAGTTCTCGGAGTTCCTGCACGAGCTGGCCGACGACGCCTATTTCAACGGCACCATGATCGTCGCCTCGGCCCACAACATGCCGGTCGAGAGCTACCCCTGGCGGTTCTCCTCGGTGCTCTCGGTCGGGAGCCACGACCAGCCGGGCGCGCTCACGTTCTTCTACAACCCGAATCCGCCCGTGGAGTTCTTTGCGCCGGGGATCGACCTGGACGTTCCCTGGGTCGGCGGCACCACGCTCCGATGCAGCGGCAACAGCTTCGCGACACCGCACATGACCGGGATCTGCGCGCTGATCCTCAGCAAGCACCCCGAGCTGACGCCGTTTCAGCTGAAGAGCGTCCTGCACGCGACCGCATCCAACGTGGAGGAGGGTGACCGTGAGTGA
- a CDS encoding sigma-70 family RNA polymerase sigma factor encodes MAALSSITDAGLVARCRAGEDDAWEELVRRFSRYVLAIAQQAYRLSPADAEDVFQDVFAKTYERLADLRNDEAVRPWIAQLTRRLCIDRIRAGARETADPEAVEAAVDDTIDQLDEALSVQEALASMAEPCRDILDRFFRRDESYAAIGAALELPSGTIASRISRCLGKLRELLMEENGPLGRHDG; translated from the coding sequence ATGGCGGCACTCAGCTCGATCACGGACGCAGGCCTCGTCGCACGCTGCCGGGCCGGTGAGGACGACGCGTGGGAGGAGCTCGTCCGCCGATTCTCCCGGTACGTGCTCGCAATCGCACAGCAGGCCTACCGGCTGTCGCCGGCCGACGCGGAGGATGTCTTCCAGGACGTGTTCGCCAAGACCTACGAGCGGCTCGCCGACCTCCGCAACGACGAGGCGGTGCGCCCCTGGATCGCCCAGCTGACCCGCCGGCTGTGCATCGACCGGATCCGCGCCGGCGCGCGGGAGACGGCCGATCCGGAGGCCGTCGAGGCGGCGGTGGACGATACGATCGACCAGCTGGACGAAGCGCTCAGCGTGCAGGAGGCGCTGGCGTCGATGGCGGAGCCCTGCCGCGACATCCTCGACCGCTTCTTCCGCCGGGACGAGAGCTACGCGGCGATCGGGGCCGCGCTGGAATTGCCGTCCGGGACGATCGCGAGCCGCATCTCGCGGTGCCTCGGAAAACTTCGTGAGCTGCTGATGGAAGAGAACGGGCCGCTCGGCCGTCATGATGGATGA
- a CDS encoding cyclodeaminase/cyclohydrolase family protein, with product MEQLLERVRSDERSPAAGSAGAATAALAAALVVKAARRSRGVWPEAGGAIAQAAALEARLWQASEQLERSYERAVAALDAGDEQRIATLVPAAADDSLVLARIAADVAELAADAAHHCDQAHHADMTVAAVLAEAATRSGAHLVAVNLLSRPDDARSGEARLLVDRAHQAAAMLASER from the coding sequence ATGGAACAGCTGCTGGAGCGGGTTCGCTCCGACGAGCGCAGCCCGGCCGCCGGCTCTGCCGGCGCGGCGACGGCCGCGCTCGCGGCGGCGCTGGTCGTCAAGGCGGCCCGGCGCTCCCGCGGCGTCTGGCCCGAGGCGGGTGGCGCGATCGCTCAGGCGGCGGCGCTGGAGGCGCGGCTGTGGCAGGCGAGCGAGCAGCTCGAGCGGTCGTACGAGCGCGCGGTCGCCGCGCTCGATGCGGGGGACGAGCAGCGGATCGCCACGCTGGTGCCGGCCGCGGCCGACGATTCCCTGGTGCTGGCCCGCATCGCGGCCGACGTGGCCGAGCTCGCGGCCGACGCGGCGCACCATTGCGATCAGGCGCACCACGCCGACATGACGGTGGCGGCGGTGCTGGCGGAGGCGGCAACGCGCTCGGGCGCCCATCTGGTGGCGGTCAATCTGCTCAGCCGGCCCGACGACGCACGCTCCGGTGAGGCGCGGCTGCTGGTCGACCGGGCTCACCAGGCGGCCGCCATGCTAGCGAGTGAGCGGTAA